The following are from one region of the Mustela lutreola isolate mMusLut2 chromosome 7, mMusLut2.pri, whole genome shotgun sequence genome:
- the SEMA6D gene encoding semaphorin-6D isoform X5, which translates to MRFFLPCAYMLLLMISQLRAVSFPEDDEPLNTVDYHYSRQYPVFRGRPSGNESQHRLDFQLMLKIRDTLYIAGRDQVYTVNLNEIPKTEVIPSKKLTWRSRQQDRENCAMKGKHKDECHNFIKVFVPRNDEMVFVCGTNAFNPMCRYYRLNTLEYDGEEISGLARCPFDARQTNVALFADGKLYSATVADFLASDAVIYRSMGDGSALRTIKYDSKWIKEPHFLHAIEYGNYVYFFFREIAVEHNNLGKAVYSRVARICKNDMGGSQRVLEKHWTSFLKARLNCSVPGDSFFYFDVLQSITDIIQINGIPTVVGVFTTQLNSIPGSAVCAFSMDDIEKVFRGRFKEQKTPDSVWTAVPEDKVPKPRPGCCAKHGLAEAYKTSIDFPDETLAFIKSHPLMDSAVPPIADEPWFTKTRIRYRLTAIAVDHTAGPHQNYTVIFVGSEAGVVLKVLAKTSPFSLNDSVLLEEIEAYNHAKCNAENEEDRKVISLQLDKDHHAVYVAFSSCVIRLPLSRCERYGSCKKSCVASRDPYCGWLSQGTCGRVTPGMLAGGYEQDTEYGNTAHLGDCHDMEVSSSSVTTMASIPEITPKVIDTWRPKLTSSRKFVVQDDPNTSDFTDPLSGIPKGVRWEVQSGESNQMVHMNVLITCVFAAFVLGAFIAGVAVYCYRDLFVRKNRKIHKDAESAQSCTDSSGSFAKLNGLFDSPVKEYQQNIDSPKLYSNLLTSRKELPPNGDTKSMVMDHRGQPPELAALPTPESTPVLHQKTLQAMKSHSDKAHGHGASRKETPQFFPSSPPPHSPLSHGHIPSAIVLPNATHDYNTSFSNSNAHKAEKKLQNIDHPLTKSSSKRDHRRSVDSRNTLNDLLKHLNDPNSNPKAIMGDIQMAHQTLMLDPVGPMSEVPPKVPNREASLYSPPSTLPRNSPTKRVDVPTTPGVPMTSLERQRGYHKNSSQRHSISAMPKNLNSPNGVLLSRQPSMNRGGYMPTPTGAKVDYIQGTPVSVHLQPSLSRQSSYTSNGTLPRTGLKRTPSLKPDVPPKPSFVPQTTSVRPLNKYTY; encoded by the exons ATGAGGTTCTTCCTGCCCTGTGCTTACATGCTTCTCCTGATGATTTCCCAGCTGAGGGCCGTCAGCTTTCCCGAAGATGACGAACCCCTCAATACTGTTGATTATCACT ATTCAAGGCAATATCCGGTTTTTAGAGGACGCCCTTCAGGCAATGAATCCCAGCACAGGCTGGACTTTCAGCTGATGTTGAAAATTCGAGACACACTTTATATTGCTGGCAG GGATCAAGTTTATACAGTAAACTTAAATGAAATCCCCAAAACAGAAGTAATACCGAGCAAG AAACTGACATGGCGGTCAAGACAACAGGACCGAGAAAACTGTGCTATGAaaggcaaacataaa GACGAATGCCACAACTTTATTAAAGTATTTGTTCCAAGAAACGACGAGATGGTTTTTGTCTGTGGTACCAATGCATTCAATCCCATGTGTAGATACTATAGG ttgaATACCTTAGAGTATGACGGGGAGGAAATTAGTGGCCTGGCAAGATGCCCATTCGATGCCAGACAAACCAATGTTGCCCTTTTTGCTG ATGGGAAGCTATATTCTGCCACAGTGGCTGACTTCCTGGCCAGCGATGCCGTGATTTACCGAAGCATGGGTGATGGATCTGCCCTTCGTACAATAAAATATGATTCCAAGTGGATAAAAG AGCCACATTTTCTTCATGCCATAGAATATGGAAACtatgtctatttcttctttcgAGAAATTGCGGTAGAACATAATAATTTAGGCAAG GCCGTGTATTCCCGTGTGGCCCGCATCTGTAAAAATGACATGGGTGGCTCCCAGCGGGTCCTGGAGAAACACTGGACCTCGTTTCTGAAGGCTCGGCTCAACTGCTCTGTCCCTGGAGATTCCTTTTTCTACTTCGATGTTCTGCAGTCCATTACCGACATCATACAAATCAATGGCATCCCCACTGTGGTCGGGGTGTTCACCACACAGCTCAACAG CATTCCTGGGTCTGCCGTGTGTGCATTTAGCATGGATGACATTGAAAAAGTATTCAGAGGACGgtttaaagaacagaaaacccCAGATTCTGTGTGGACAGCAGTCCCCGAAGACAAAGTACCAAAGccaag GCCTGGCTGTTGTGCAAAGCATGGCCTTGCCGAAGCTTATAAAACCTCCATCGATTTCCCCGACGAGACCCTGGCGTTCATCAAATCCCACCCGCTGATGGACTCTGCCGTCCCACCCATAGCGGACGAGCCCTGGTTCACCAAGACCCGGATCAG GTACAGACTGACGGCCATCGCTGTGGACCACACGGCTGGGCCCCACCAGAACTACACAGTCATCTTCGTTGGCTCTGAAGCTGGCGTGGTGCTTAAAGTTTTGGCAAAGACCAGTCCATTCTCTTTGAATGACAGCGTGTTACTGGAAGAGATTGAAGCGTACAACCACGCAAA GTGTAATGCTGAGAATGAGGAGGACAGAAAGGTCATCTCATTACAGTTGGATAAAGACCATCACGCTGTGTACGTGGCGTTCTCCAGCTGTGTGATTCGCCTCCCCCTCAGTCGCTGTGAGCGTTATGGATCCTGCAAAAA GTCTTGTGTTGCATCTCGGGACCCATACTGTGGCTGGTTAAGCCAGGGAACCTGTGGCAGAGTGACCCCAGGGATGCT CGCTGGAGGATATGAACAAGACACAGAATACGGCAACACGGCCCACCTAGGGGACTGCCATG ACATGGAGGTATCTTCATCATCTGTTACCACAATGGCAAGTATCCCAGAAATTACACCTAAAGTGATTGATACCTGGAGACCTAAACTGACGAGCTCCCGGAAATTTGTAGTTCAAGATGACCCAAACACTTCTGATTTTACTGATCCTTTATCAGGTATCCCAAAGG GTGTGCGATGGGAGGTCCAGTCGGGAGAGTCGAACCAGATGGTCCACATGAATGTCCTCATCACCTGTGTCTTTGCCGCCTTTGTTTTGGGCGCATTCATTGCAGGTGTGGCAGTATACTGCTATCGTGACCTGTTTGTTCGGAAAAACAGAAAGATCCATAAAGATGCAGAATCTGCCCAGTCGTGCACAGACTCCAGCGGAAGTTTTGCCAAACTGAATGGTCTCTTTGACAGTCCGGTCAAGGAATATCAACAGAATATCGATTCTCCCAAATTGTACAGTAACCTGCTGACCAGTCGGAAAGAGCTGCCACCCAACGGAGATACTAAATCCATGGTGATGGACCATCGGGGCCAACCTCCCGAACTGGCTGCTCTGCCCACGCCTGAGTCTACACCTGTGCTTCACCAGAAGACCCTGCAGGCCATGAAGAGCCACTCAGACAAGGCCCATGGCCATGGGGCTTCAAGGAAGGAAACCCCACAGTTTTTCCCTTCTAGTCCACCACCCCATTCCCCATTAAGTCACGGGCATATCCCCAGTGCCATTGTTCTTCCTAATGCTACTCATGACTACAACACATCCTTCTCAAACTCCAATGCTCACAAAGCTGAAAAGAAGCTTCAAAACATTGACCACCCACTCACAAAGTCATCCAGTAAGAGAGATCACCGGCGTTCTGTGGATTCCAGAAATACCCTCAACGATCTCCTGAAGCATCTAAATGACCCAAACAGCAACCCCAAAGCCATCATGGGagatatccagatggcccacCAGACCCTAATGCTGGATCCTGTGGGACCTATGTCTGAGGTCCCACCCAAGGTCCCTAACCGGGAGGCATCACTATACTCTCCTCCTTCAACTCTCCCCAGAAATAGCCCAACCAAGCGAGTGGATGTCCCCACCACTCCTGGAGTCCCCATGACGTCTCTGGAAAGACAAAGGGGTTATCACAAAAATTCCTCCCAGAGGCACTCTATATCTGCAATGCCTAAAAACTTAAACTCACCGAACGGTGTTTTGTTATCTAGACAGCCTAGTATGAACCGTGGGGGGTACATGCCCACCCCCACTGGGGCCAAGGTGGACTATATTCAGGGGACACCAGTGAGTGTTCATCTGCAGCCTTCCCTCTCCAGACAGAGCAGCTATACCAGTAATGGCACCCTTCCTAGGACGGGACTAAAGAGGACACCGTCCTTAAAACCTGATGTGCCACCAAAGCCTTCATTTGTTCCTCAAACCACATCTGTCAGACCACTGAACAAATACACTTACTAG